The proteins below are encoded in one region of Flavobacterium nackdongense:
- a CDS encoding 3'-5' exonuclease, producing MKNFTAIDFETASGYRNSICQVGLVRVENGIITKEVNLLVQPPNNYYWNHFTDIHGIAAKDTINAPTFYQVWQQIVPYIENQNVIAHNGFGFDFPVLDKTLLHYGLLIPDYNKFCTYKIYRYNLADLCQEHHIPLNHHDALSDARACAELYLKYLSKL from the coding sequence ATGAAAAATTTTACTGCAATAGATTTTGAAACAGCAAGCGGATATAGAAACAGTATTTGTCAAGTTGGATTGGTTAGAGTTGAAAACGGAATCATTACCAAAGAAGTGAATCTATTAGTACAACCTCCTAATAATTATTACTGGAATCACTTTACAGACATTCACGGAATTGCTGCAAAAGACACTATAAATGCGCCCACTTTCTACCAAGTTTGGCAACAGATTGTGCCTTATATCGAAAACCAAAATGTTATTGCCCACAATGGTTTTGGCTTTGATTTTCCAGTTTTGGATAAGACACTACTTCATTATGGATTGCTTATTCCTGACTACAATAAGTTTTGTACCTACAAGATCTATAGATACAATTTAGCTGATTTGTGCCAAGAACATCATATTCCATTGAATCATCACGATGCTTTGAGTGATGCTCGGGCTTGTGCGGAGTTGTATTTAAAATATTTATCTAAATTGTAA